In Pollutimonas sp. M17, a single genomic region encodes these proteins:
- a CDS encoding TonB-dependent siderophore receptor: MEAAVPMRIRTLVLAVASIFAAWSWSGQSALAQEASGGTDSAGKPATLGTITVTAQPETATTPVSGYIATRAATASKTDTPLIETPQAVTVITRDEIVDQGAQNIQDALNYAAGVRSDAYGLDSRTDSFRVRGSEPTVYLDGLRQNYNWYTSTTRVEPYTLERIEVLRGPASMLYGQGSTAGVVNLVSKRPLAEAQREIGISYGTHNRRQIQADLTGPLTEDGTWLYRVVAVGRKADTQVDHVRDDRMLIAPSLTWRPSARTSLTLQALWQDDKSGSTSQFFPWEGVLLDNPNGQIPVERFIGEPGWDRYDSQRRSFGWLFEHSFNDNWTVRQNFRWAKNKVDYRSLYGDSFNASQGWVGDPINKRLIGRYADATLTNVTMLTADQHLEGKFDTGAVKHHMLVGFDAAYARERKESGLGLPVYMDGGTVPLIDVYNPVYGNFTPPAMSDDPTARQRDTGIYLQDQLKFGPNWIVVAGLRYDRSVNGVEGEDDSVSTATSKRLGVMYAADNGWSPYLSYSESFTPVTGLDAYNQRFRPMRGKQIEAGLKYESQDGRTAFNAAVYSLKEENRLVPDPANANNSVQAGETKNTGLELELKTAIGRQFDMVASYNYIDLDDQLEGMPRHQASIWGKYRFAIGQATGFSAGAGVRWLGSFRDGQGPRIPGVTLVDAMLAYDTPSWRYALNATNLLNKTYVSTCLSRGDCWFGAQRSIIASASYRF; this comes from the coding sequence ATGGAAGCTGCCGTCCCGATGCGGATCAGGACGCTGGTCCTGGCTGTCGCTAGCATTTTCGCCGCCTGGTCCTGGTCGGGCCAGAGCGCCCTGGCCCAGGAGGCCTCCGGCGGCACGGACTCGGCCGGCAAGCCGGCAACCCTGGGGACGATCACCGTGACCGCCCAGCCCGAGACGGCGACCACGCCGGTGTCCGGCTACATCGCCACGCGGGCGGCCACGGCCAGCAAGACCGACACGCCCTTGATCGAGACGCCGCAGGCGGTTACCGTCATCACGCGCGACGAAATCGTGGACCAGGGCGCGCAGAACATCCAGGATGCGCTGAACTACGCCGCCGGCGTCCGCTCGGACGCGTACGGGCTGGATTCAAGAACCGATTCATTTCGCGTAAGAGGCTCCGAACCCACCGTCTACCTCGACGGCCTGCGCCAGAACTACAACTGGTACACCAGCACCACGCGCGTTGAGCCTTACACCCTGGAGCGCATCGAAGTGCTGCGCGGGCCGGCGTCCATGCTGTACGGACAGGGCAGCACGGCGGGCGTGGTGAACCTGGTCAGCAAGCGTCCCTTGGCCGAAGCCCAGCGTGAAATCGGCATTTCATACGGCACGCACAATCGCAGGCAGATCCAGGCCGACCTTACGGGGCCGTTGACCGAGGACGGAACCTGGCTGTATCGCGTGGTGGCCGTGGGCCGCAAGGCGGATACCCAGGTGGATCATGTGCGCGACGACCGCATGCTGATCGCGCCCTCGCTGACCTGGCGCCCCAGCGCGCGCACGTCGCTGACCCTGCAAGCCTTGTGGCAGGACGACAAGTCTGGCTCGACCTCGCAATTCTTCCCGTGGGAAGGGGTGCTGCTGGACAATCCGAACGGGCAGATACCCGTTGAGCGCTTCATCGGCGAGCCCGGCTGGGACCGATACGATTCCCAGCGCAGGTCGTTCGGCTGGCTGTTCGAGCACAGCTTCAACGACAACTGGACGGTGCGCCAGAACTTCCGCTGGGCGAAGAACAAGGTGGACTACCGTTCCCTGTATGGCGATTCGTTCAACGCGTCGCAAGGCTGGGTCGGTGACCCGATCAACAAGCGGCTGATCGGCCGCTACGCCGATGCGACCCTGACGAACGTGACGATGCTGACGGCGGACCAGCATCTGGAGGGCAAGTTCGATACCGGCGCCGTCAAGCATCATATGCTGGTGGGCTTCGATGCCGCCTATGCGCGGGAAAGGAAGGAATCCGGATTGGGTCTGCCCGTGTACATGGACGGCGGGACCGTGCCGCTGATCGACGTCTACAACCCTGTCTACGGGAACTTCACGCCGCCCGCGATGAGCGACGATCCCACGGCGCGGCAGCGCGATACGGGCATCTACCTTCAGGACCAACTGAAGTTCGGTCCCAACTGGATCGTGGTGGCGGGCTTGCGTTACGACCGTTCCGTCAATGGCGTGGAAGGCGAGGACGATTCGGTCAGCACGGCCACCAGCAAGCGCCTGGGCGTGATGTATGCGGCCGACAACGGCTGGTCGCCCTACCTGAGCTACAGCGAGTCCTTTACGCCGGTGACCGGCCTGGACGCCTACAACCAGCGCTTCCGTCCCATGCGCGGCAAGCAGATCGAGGCCGGCCTGAAATACGAGTCGCAGGACGGCCGCACGGCCTTCAATGCCGCCGTCTACTCATTGAAGGAAGAGAACCGCCTGGTTCCCGATCCCGCCAATGCCAACAACAGCGTACAGGCAGGCGAAACGAAGAACACCGGTCTCGAACTGGAGCTGAAAACCGCCATCGGCCGCCAGTTCGACATGGTGGCCAGCTACAACTACATCGACCTGGATGACCAGTTGGAAGGCATGCCGCGCCACCAGGCGTCGATTTGGGGCAAGTACCGATTCGCCATCGGGCAGGCCACCGGCTTCTCGGCCGGCGCCGGCGTGCGCTGGCTGGGGTCGTTCCGTGACGGCCAGGGTCCGCGCATCCCTGGCGTCACCCTGGTCGACGCCATGCTGGCTTACGACACCCCGTCGTGGCGCTATGCCCTGAACGCCACCAATCTGCTCAACAAGACCTATGTCAGCACCTGCCTGAGTCGTGGAGACTGCTGGTTCGGTGCGCAGCGCAGCATCATCGCAAGCGCCAGCTACCGTTTCTGA
- a CDS encoding IclR family transcriptional regulator, with translation MSHDLRMTGKEETVDRQFVSALARGLEILRCFQPGKAYLTNADLARDTGLPKPTVSRLTHTLKKLGYLDYSEAMGKYMLASGVLGLGYSMLANLDVRNLARPAMQELAEYSRVSVAIGVRDRLGMIYVETCRSSARVTLRLDVGSRIPIATTSMGKALICGMPDDERDAVLDEIRKADKENWPRIKADTEKAFRDYETLGFCIALGEWQPEIRAVGVPLVGVRGEKQMAFNCGGPAYLLPHDKLETDLGPRLVALVRDVEKQMGRA, from the coding sequence ATGAGTCATGATCTGCGCATGACCGGCAAAGAGGAAACGGTGGATCGCCAGTTTGTCAGCGCGCTTGCGCGCGGGCTGGAGATTTTGCGCTGTTTTCAGCCGGGCAAGGCGTATCTGACCAATGCCGATCTGGCGCGCGACACCGGCCTGCCGAAGCCGACCGTGTCGCGGCTGACCCATACCCTCAAGAAGCTGGGCTATCTGGATTATTCCGAAGCCATGGGCAAGTACATGCTTGCTTCGGGCGTGCTGGGCCTGGGTTATTCCATGCTGGCCAATCTGGATGTGCGCAATCTGGCGCGCCCGGCCATGCAGGAACTGGCCGAATATTCCCGTGTGTCCGTCGCCATCGGCGTGCGCGACCGCCTGGGCATGATCTATGTGGAAACCTGCCGCAGCAGCGCCAGGGTGACGCTGAGGCTGGATGTGGGGTCGCGTATTCCCATCGCCACGACCTCGATGGGCAAGGCGCTGATCTGCGGCATGCCGGACGACGAGCGCGATGCGGTGCTGGACGAAATACGGAAGGCGGACAAGGAAAACTGGCCGCGCATCAAGGCCGATACCGAGAAGGCATTCCGCGACTACGAGACGCTGGGTTTCTGCATTGCCCTGGGCGAATGGCAGCCGGAGATCCGCGCCGTGGGCGTGCCGCTTGTCGGTGTGCGCGGCGAAAAGCAGATGGCATTCAATTGCGGCGGCCCGGCGTATCTGCTGCCGCACGACAAGCTGGAGACCGACCTGGGGCCGCGCCTGGTGGCGCTGGTCCGGGATGTCGAAAAACAAATGGGCCGCGCGTAG
- a CDS encoding acyl-CoA dehydrogenase family protein produces the protein MIRDEETLGLLLDSVSRFVREQLIPLEDELAETDRVPAQVVEQMRELGLFGLCIPEEYGGLALTMEEEVLFAFEIARTSPAFRSLIGTNNGIGSQGIVIDGTEEQKRNYLPRLASGEIIGSFALTEPESGSDAASLRTTAVRDGDHYVLNGTKRFITNAPQADIFTVMARTDPKGKGGNAISAFIVEKGTPGLSLGKVDKKMGQRGAHTCDVVFEDCRVPAANLIGGKEGVGFKTAMKVLDKGRLHIAAVCVGVAGRMLDDALRYAMERRQFGQPIAQFQLIQAMLADSRAEIYAARCMVLDAARRRDAGGDVSTEASCCKLFASEMCGRVADRAVQIHGGAGYVSDYSIERFYRDVRLFRIYEGTTQIQQLVIARNMIREAGN, from the coding sequence ATGATCAGGGACGAGGAAACATTGGGCCTGCTGCTGGACAGCGTATCGCGTTTCGTGCGCGAGCAATTGATACCGCTGGAAGACGAACTGGCGGAAACCGACAGGGTGCCCGCGCAGGTTGTAGAGCAGATGCGCGAACTGGGCCTGTTTGGCCTGTGCATACCCGAGGAATACGGCGGCCTGGCGCTGACCATGGAGGAAGAGGTGCTGTTCGCCTTCGAGATCGCACGCACTTCGCCGGCCTTCCGTTCCCTGATCGGAACGAACAACGGCATCGGTTCGCAAGGCATCGTCATCGACGGCACCGAGGAGCAGAAGCGCAACTACCTTCCCCGCCTGGCCTCGGGCGAGATCATCGGGTCCTTCGCCCTGACCGAGCCGGAATCCGGCTCGGACGCGGCCTCGCTGCGCACGACGGCCGTGCGCGACGGCGACCACTACGTGCTGAACGGCACCAAGCGCTTCATCACCAATGCCCCGCAAGCCGATATCTTCACCGTAATGGCGCGCACCGATCCCAAGGGCAAGGGCGGCAACGCCATCTCGGCCTTCATCGTCGAGAAGGGCACGCCCGGCCTGTCGCTGGGCAAAGTGGACAAGAAGATGGGCCAGCGCGGCGCGCACACCTGCGATGTGGTGTTCGAGGATTGCCGCGTGCCCGCCGCCAACCTGATCGGCGGCAAAGAAGGCGTGGGCTTCAAGACCGCCATGAAGGTGCTGGACAAGGGCCGCCTGCACATCGCGGCCGTCTGCGTCGGCGTGGCCGGGCGCATGCTGGACGACGCCTTGCGCTACGCGATGGAGCGCAGGCAGTTCGGCCAGCCGATTGCGCAGTTCCAGTTGATCCAGGCCATGCTGGCCGACAGCCGGGCCGAGATCTATGCCGCGCGCTGCATGGTGCTGGACGCCGCGCGGCGCCGCGATGCGGGCGGCGATGTGTCCACCGAAGCATCGTGCTGCAAGCTGTTCGCATCCGAGATGTGCGGCCGGGTGGCGGACCGGGCCGTGCAGATCCATGGCGGCGCGGGCTATGTCTCCGACTATTCCATCGAGCGCTTTTACCGCGACGTGCGCCTGTTCCGCATTTACGAAGGCACCACGCAGATCCAGCAGCTGGTGATCGCACGGAACATGATCCGCGAGGCTGGAAACTGA
- a CDS encoding class I adenylate-forming enzyme family protein yields MPSQSVALLASLPQRLSDIPRRWAALAPDSVALAEGDVRYTYRQLADAVDQAAAQLRESGLRPGDRLMILAENCIAQVVLIFAAARIDAWAVNVNARLSDREVDAIREHSRPRRVAYTVGVSPEAQAHASRHGARLASLPGVGDIALGLLDDACLPEPVQADGKDQVAALIYTTGTTGQPKGVMLTHRNLLFIAATSSQVRGLLPSDRAYGVLPITHVFGLASVALGTLYAGASLYLAPRYSPAALVDALRDDGLTIVQGVPAMYARLLEYDFGAWNPADSRLRFIYAGGSPLDQTLKDQVERLFGRPLHNGYGMTESSPTISQTRIESPRRDTSVGSAIPGVELRIVDTAGAGLKEGEAGELWVRGPNVMKGYYRNPELTAQVLDKDGWLNTGDIVRQDAEGALFLVGRTKELIIRSGFNVYPVEVEAALNSHPAVVQSAVVGRRAGDGNEEVIAFVELDPASGPVDTAVLHAWLEPRLSPYKRPARIVVMDAMPAAATGKILKGRLKELAQQLRKEELHPESR; encoded by the coding sequence ATGCCGTCGCAAAGTGTAGCCCTGCTGGCAAGCCTGCCGCAGCGCCTGAGCGATATCCCGCGGCGGTGGGCGGCGCTTGCGCCCGACAGCGTGGCATTGGCCGAGGGCGACGTACGCTACACCTATCGCCAGTTGGCGGATGCGGTCGACCAGGCGGCCGCCCAATTGCGCGAGAGCGGCTTGCGCCCCGGCGACCGGCTGATGATCCTGGCCGAGAACTGCATCGCCCAGGTGGTGCTGATCTTTGCCGCCGCGCGCATCGACGCCTGGGCGGTGAATGTGAATGCACGCCTGTCGGACCGCGAGGTGGATGCCATACGCGAGCACAGCCGGCCGCGCCGGGTGGCCTATACCGTGGGTGTCTCGCCCGAGGCGCAAGCCCATGCGTCGCGCCACGGCGCCCGGCTTGCCTCCTTGCCGGGTGTGGGCGACATCGCCCTGGGGCTCCTGGACGATGCCTGCCTGCCCGAGCCGGTGCAGGCCGACGGCAAGGATCAGGTGGCCGCCCTGATCTATACCACGGGCACCACGGGGCAGCCCAAGGGCGTCATGCTGACCCACCGCAACCTGCTGTTCATCGCGGCGACCTCCAGCCAGGTGCGGGGCCTGCTGCCTTCCGACCGCGCCTACGGCGTTCTGCCCATCACACATGTGTTCGGCCTGGCCTCGGTCGCATTGGGCACCCTGTACGCGGGGGCGTCCCTGTACCTTGCTCCGCGCTACAGCCCGGCCGCGCTGGTCGATGCATTGCGCGACGATGGCTTGACCATCGTCCAGGGCGTGCCCGCCATGTATGCGCGCTTGCTGGAATACGATTTCGGCGCCTGGAATCCCGCCGACAGCCGCTTGCGGTTCATCTACGCGGGCGGCTCGCCGCTGGACCAGACGCTGAAGGACCAGGTCGAGCGCCTGTTCGGGCGCCCCCTGCACAATGGCTATGGCATGACCGAGAGCTCGCCCACGATCAGCCAGACGCGCATCGAATCGCCGCGCCGCGATACCTCAGTGGGATCGGCGATACCGGGCGTCGAGCTACGCATCGTCGATACCGCCGGCGCCGGACTGAAGGAAGGCGAGGCAGGAGAGCTGTGGGTGCGCGGCCCCAATGTCATGAAAGGCTATTACCGCAATCCGGAGCTGACGGCCCAGGTTCTGGACAAGGACGGCTGGCTGAACACCGGCGACATCGTCCGCCAGGATGCCGAAGGCGCGCTATTCCTCGTTGGACGCACGAAAGAACTGATCATCCGCTCCGGATTCAATGTGTATCCCGTCGAGGTCGAGGCCGCGCTGAACTCGCATCCGGCGGTGGTGCAGTCCGCGGTGGTGGGCCGCCGGGCTGGGGACGGCAATGAAGAAGTCATCGCCTTTGTGGAGCTGGATCCGGCGTCGGGCCCGGTCGATACGGCGGTGCTGCATGCCTGGCTGGAACCGCGCCTGTCTCCCTATAAAAGGCCGGCCCGCATCGTGGTGATGGACGCCATGCCCGCCGCGGCCACCGGAAAGATTCTGAAGGGCCGGCTCAAAGAGCTGGCGCAGCAGTTGCGTAAAGAAGAACTCCATCCGGAGTCCAGATAA
- a CDS encoding ABC transporter substrate-binding protein, with product MKKLYGSIGLAVLALSMSSGSAQAEEFLVGEQEPLTGALARVGTGMHEGIAVAVEVFNKTNGKHTIKVLTEDDESSPAKAIAAVEKLASQGVVAFTGGYGSNNIGPASDAANKLGLTYITSGGVDNGLVQRGYKTFFRINNTAGYQKAMVGVLGDMKVKSASVIYSTKEATAHLAEDVQKDLAAKGFKVGMHPFDPGISDFKPIVNKVRLRDKSEVILMVGYENDYVGILRAAKVLKPDVKAMIGVWSLATPKMAADFPDLMPKVYGTALLPYPTNFKTEEGKVFYDAYKKLYKKDPDYLGQFGYVQSMLLFEAIARAADKGTIKNGGIAEEMAKTDRNTLIGRVQFTQGDNLNFVHHMGQHQGEKIEIVWPADAATAPMQFPGVPW from the coding sequence ATGAAAAAGCTATACGGAAGTATCGGACTGGCCGTTCTGGCGCTGTCCATGAGCAGCGGCAGCGCCCAAGCCGAAGAGTTCCTGGTGGGCGAGCAGGAGCCCCTGACCGGCGCGCTGGCCCGCGTGGGCACCGGCATGCACGAAGGCATCGCCGTGGCGGTCGAGGTCTTCAACAAGACCAATGGCAAGCACACCATCAAGGTGCTGACGGAAGACGACGAATCGTCGCCGGCCAAGGCCATCGCCGCCGTCGAGAAGCTGGCTTCGCAAGGCGTGGTGGCATTCACCGGCGGCTACGGCTCGAACAATATCGGACCGGCATCCGATGCGGCCAACAAACTGGGGCTGACCTACATCACTTCCGGCGGCGTCGACAATGGGCTGGTCCAGCGCGGCTACAAGACCTTCTTCCGCATCAACAACACCGCCGGCTATCAGAAGGCCATGGTGGGCGTGCTGGGCGACATGAAGGTCAAATCGGCGTCCGTCATCTATTCCACCAAGGAGGCCACCGCGCACCTGGCCGAGGACGTGCAGAAGGATCTGGCCGCCAAGGGCTTCAAGGTCGGCATGCATCCCTTCGACCCGGGCATCTCGGACTTCAAACCCATCGTCAACAAGGTGCGCCTGCGCGACAAGTCCGAGGTCATCCTCATGGTGGGCTACGAGAATGATTACGTCGGCATCCTGCGCGCGGCCAAGGTGCTGAAGCCCGATGTCAAGGCGATGATAGGCGTATGGTCGCTGGCCACGCCCAAGATGGCGGCCGACTTTCCCGACCTGATGCCCAAGGTATACGGCACGGCGCTGCTGCCCTATCCGACCAACTTCAAGACGGAAGAAGGCAAGGTGTTCTACGACGCCTACAAGAAGCTGTACAAGAAGGATCCCGACTACCTGGGCCAGTTCGGCTATGTGCAGTCCATGCTGCTGTTCGAGGCGATCGCGCGCGCAGCCGACAAGGGCACCATCAAGAACGGCGGCATCGCCGAAGAGATGGCCAAGACCGATCGCAATACGCTGATAGGCCGCGTGCAGTTCACGCAGGGCGACAATCTCAATTTCGTTCATCACATGGGCCAGCACCAGGGCGAGAAAATCGAGATCGTCTGGCCGGCCGACGCCGCGACGGCGCCCATGCAGTTCCCGGGCGTTCCCTGGTAA
- a CDS encoding branched-chain amino acid ABC transporter permease, whose amino-acid sequence MTELILQALYSGVLQGGSYALIALGLALVFGTMKVINLAHGELVLLAAYIAYSVESSLGLNPVFAIPVALVIVCLSALIMYFLVDLIKTDRELNSLILTYGIGVILTNGILLIWSADIKSTSSAWLQEAIVVGPLYSMRSEPVFFLVSVLLMGVLWWWLSRSWYGRAVRAVAGNRDAARLMGINPRRTELVSFLIAGILASFAGVAIFSYGVIQPSLGHVLTIKAFIITVLAGIGSIPGVLVGALLLGVAEALTITLASSALQELVGMLLFLLVLFVLPNGLFGAAGRRG is encoded by the coding sequence ATGACGGAACTTATCCTTCAGGCGCTCTATTCGGGTGTGCTTCAGGGCGGATCCTACGCCCTGATCGCACTGGGCCTGGCGCTGGTGTTCGGGACGATGAAGGTCATCAACCTGGCGCATGGCGAACTGGTCCTGCTGGCGGCTTACATTGCCTATAGCGTCGAATCGTCGCTGGGCCTGAATCCGGTCTTCGCCATTCCGGTCGCCCTGGTCATCGTCTGCCTGTCGGCGCTGATCATGTATTTCCTGGTCGACCTCATCAAGACCGATCGGGAGCTGAATTCACTGATCCTGACCTACGGCATCGGCGTCATCCTGACCAACGGCATCCTGCTGATCTGGTCGGCCGACATCAAATCCACGTCGTCGGCCTGGCTGCAGGAAGCAATCGTGGTCGGGCCTTTGTACAGCATGCGCAGCGAACCGGTGTTCTTTCTGGTCAGTGTCCTGCTCATGGGCGTGCTGTGGTGGTGGCTGTCGCGCAGCTGGTACGGAAGGGCGGTGCGGGCCGTGGCCGGCAACCGCGATGCGGCCCGGCTCATGGGCATCAATCCGCGCCGCACCGAACTGGTCTCTTTTCTTATCGCCGGCATCCTGGCCTCGTTCGCGGGCGTGGCCATATTCAGCTACGGCGTAATCCAGCCCTCGCTGGGCCATGTGCTGACCATCAAGGCGTTCATCATCACGGTGCTGGCCGGCATAGGATCGATTCCGGGTGTGCTGGTGGGGGCCCTGCTGCTGGGCGTCGCCGAAGCGCTGACCATCACCCTGGCCAGCTCCGCCCTGCAGGAACTGGTCGGCATGCTGTTGTTCCTACTGGTGTTGTTCGTGCTGCCCAACGGTTTGTTCGGCGCGGCGGGGAGGCGGGGATGA
- a CDS encoding branched-chain amino acid ABC transporter permease, with protein sequence MKIGKLALAAGLLAYIGVPLLLGGNNYVMSLIIAALVIGGIALAWALLGNLGGMVSFGHSAFFGVGAYVSAILTMEAGVPVMAGLLLGGLGAVLASVVMLPVLRLRGPYFALAILAYAHIFKIVATEWSSVTGGSGGLSSIPRLPELFGVDLAGKVGSYLIILTILVVFVLCYRAIRASHYGLALRAMHDSEDATRVIGVNSTLLKAMMLFVSAFMTGVVGAFNVHYISFLEPDYAFNGIWVTLPIIAAIFGGYRTLWGPVAGALTVYLVDQLVFKNLIPSGHQLILGGLLVAMIIFSPRGLLPLLRRPSRRKHAAA encoded by the coding sequence ATGAAAATTGGCAAGCTTGCGCTGGCGGCGGGTCTGCTGGCCTATATCGGCGTGCCGCTGCTGCTGGGCGGCAACAACTATGTCATGAGCCTGATCATCGCCGCGCTGGTCATCGGCGGGATCGCGTTGGCCTGGGCCCTGCTGGGCAATCTGGGCGGCATGGTCAGTTTCGGCCACTCGGCCTTCTTCGGCGTGGGCGCTTACGTGTCGGCCATCCTTACCATGGAGGCGGGCGTGCCGGTCATGGCCGGCCTGCTTCTGGGAGGACTGGGCGCGGTGCTGGCATCGGTGGTCATGCTGCCGGTGTTGCGGCTGCGCGGCCCTTACTTCGCGCTGGCCATATTGGCCTATGCCCATATTTTCAAGATCGTCGCCACGGAATGGTCATCGGTTACGGGCGGGTCGGGGGGCTTGTCGAGCATTCCGCGTCTTCCCGAGCTGTTCGGCGTCGACCTGGCGGGCAAGGTGGGCAGCTACCTGATCATTCTTACCATCCTGGTGGTTTTCGTGCTGTGCTATCGCGCCATACGCGCCAGCCATTACGGCCTGGCCCTGCGCGCCATGCACGACAGCGAGGACGCGACCCGAGTCATCGGCGTCAACAGCACCTTGCTGAAAGCCATGATGCTGTTCGTGTCGGCATTCATGACCGGCGTCGTCGGGGCGTTCAACGTTCATTACATCAGCTTCCTCGAGCCCGACTATGCCTTCAACGGCATCTGGGTGACGCTGCCCATCATTGCGGCCATCTTCGGCGGCTATCGTACATTGTGGGGGCCCGTGGCCGGAGCGCTGACCGTCTACCTGGTCGATCAACTGGTGTTCAAGAACCTGATTCCGTCCGGCCATCAATTGATTCTGGGCGGCTTGCTCGTCGCCATGATCATCTTCAGTCCGCGCGGCTTGCTGCCCCTGCTGCGCAGGCCCTCCAGGAGGAAGCATGCTGCAGCTTGA
- a CDS encoding ABC transporter ATP-binding protein, with the protein MLQLDALTVRFGGLTAVDAVTLSAGRDEVLGLVGPNGAGKTTLFNAVSGLVRPSAGRIAFDSADLASMPLHRRARMGIGRTFQIPQPLHELTVRENLVVAQRFATGRVDDERIEQVLDFTRLGDRGGRNAATELALTELKALEIAKALCTNPKLLLLDEVLAGLETSGKRRFMKMLQELHRQFDVGILIIEHDIETISQLCDRVAALDFGRLIALGTPDEVFNDPDVVRSYTGGQA; encoded by the coding sequence ATGCTGCAGCTTGATGCACTGACGGTGCGTTTCGGCGGCCTGACGGCGGTCGATGCCGTGACGCTCAGCGCCGGCCGGGACGAAGTACTTGGCCTGGTGGGGCCCAACGGCGCCGGCAAGACCACCTTGTTCAACGCCGTGTCGGGCCTGGTGCGGCCATCGGCCGGCCGCATTGCCTTCGACTCGGCGGACCTTGCCTCCATGCCCTTGCATCGGCGGGCGCGCATGGGCATAGGCCGCACTTTCCAGATACCGCAGCCGCTGCACGAACTGACGGTGCGCGAGAACCTGGTCGTGGCCCAGCGCTTCGCCACAGGCCGCGTCGACGATGAGCGCATCGAGCAGGTGCTGGACTTCACCAGGCTGGGCGACCGCGGCGGCCGCAATGCCGCCACGGAATTGGCCCTTACCGAGCTGAAGGCGCTGGAGATCGCCAAGGCCTTGTGCACCAATCCGAAACTGCTCTTGCTGGACGAGGTGCTGGCCGGCCTGGAAACCAGCGGCAAGCGGCGCTTCATGAAAATGCTGCAGGAGCTGCACAGGCAGTTCGACGTGGGCATATTGATCATCGAGCATGATATCGAAACGATCAGCCAGCTGTGCGACCGGGTTGCCGCCCTGGATTTCGGCCGCCTGATCGCACTGGGCACGCCCGACGAGGTATTCAACGATCCCGACGTGGTGCGCAGCTACACCGGAGGCCAGGCATGA
- a CDS encoding ABC transporter ATP-binding protein: MIEVEGIRAGYGSINILWDVSVSIRPGELTTIIGPNGAGKTTLLRAIMGLVPLAQGSVRLDGQALDGTPTWKMPDLGVVMIPEGRMIFKDMTIEENLMLGAFTKKHRAGSRRQCEKAYEMFPRLRERRNQPAGTLSGGEAQMLAMGRGLMADPRVLIIDEPSLGLAPVIVNELFQTLSRLKEEGRTIILVEQSTHRAVGVADHVYLLQSGKVVLSGRAADIDMERLHELYFAH; the protein is encoded by the coding sequence ATGATAGAAGTCGAAGGCATACGCGCCGGATACGGTTCGATCAATATCCTTTGGGATGTGTCGGTGTCGATACGGCCCGGCGAGCTCACCACCATCATCGGTCCCAATGGCGCCGGCAAAACCACCTTGCTGCGCGCCATCATGGGACTGGTGCCTCTGGCTCAGGGCTCGGTGCGGCTGGACGGCCAGGCGCTGGATGGCACGCCCACATGGAAAATGCCCGACCTGGGCGTGGTCATGATTCCGGAGGGCCGCATGATCTTCAAGGACATGACCATAGAAGAGAATCTGATGCTCGGCGCCTTCACGAAAAAGCATCGCGCCGGCTCGCGCCGCCAATGCGAGAAGGCTTACGAGATGTTCCCGCGATTGCGCGAGCGGCGCAACCAGCCCGCCGGCACGCTCTCGGGCGGCGAGGCGCAGATGCTGGCCATGGGGCGCGGCCTCATGGCCGATCCGCGCGTGCTGATCATCGATGAACCGTCGCTGGGCCTGGCGCCCGTCATCGTGAATGAATTGTTCCAGACGCTGTCCAGGCTGAAGGAAGAGGGAAGGACCATCATCCTGGTGGAGCAAAGCACGCACAGGGCGGTCGGCGTGGCCGACCATGTCTATCTGCTGCAAAGCGGCAAGGTCGTGTTGTCCGGACGCGCGGCCGACATCGATATGGAACGCCTGCACGAGTTGTATTTCGCGCATTGA